The following coding sequences lie in one Deltaproteobacteria bacterium genomic window:
- a CDS encoding radical SAM protein produces MTRAWVRVAATCDNRCRFCAQADAPDPTIAADPAVALGSLRAAGHTSVGFVGGEPLAAPDGPAALEQWVAAARECGFEAIGVQTHGRASAMRWSALVDAGVSDVQLSLHGARVDVHDYHTDVDGSFVAAVATAELLRRRGVTVVVRTVLTRSNFRVLAELPAMLARLGVAAWRITVPHATGRARTGFDHVVPRLGLALPFALHALDRARRAGVGAAIEGAPACLLGPMAAWSVLPGDTEPRVHAPVCADCAARSRCVGVDAHYLARFGGDELRGRDEFAPQPAMPVAHAEMFGGVGAQSVAADAPMARPSKRLPIAGKAVPGREETRTKAAPDAAQGLFAALFDDADRE; encoded by the coding sequence GTGACGCGGGCGTGGGTCCGCGTCGCGGCGACGTGTGACAACCGCTGCCGCTTCTGCGCGCAGGCCGACGCGCCGGATCCAACGATCGCGGCGGATCCCGCGGTCGCGCTGGGCTCCTTGCGGGCCGCGGGCCACACGTCGGTGGGCTTCGTCGGCGGCGAGCCACTGGCGGCGCCCGACGGCCCGGCGGCGCTCGAACAGTGGGTCGCTGCGGCGCGCGAGTGCGGCTTCGAGGCGATCGGCGTGCAGACCCACGGGCGCGCGAGCGCGATGCGATGGTCGGCGCTCGTCGACGCCGGCGTGTCCGACGTGCAGCTCTCGCTGCACGGCGCGCGCGTCGACGTGCACGACTACCACACCGACGTCGACGGCAGCTTCGTGGCTGCGGTGGCGACCGCCGAGTTGCTGCGTCGGCGCGGGGTGACCGTGGTCGTGCGCACGGTGCTGACGCGCTCGAACTTCCGGGTGCTGGCCGAGCTGCCGGCCATGCTCGCGCGGCTGGGCGTCGCTGCGTGGCGCATCACGGTGCCACACGCGACGGGGCGCGCCCGCACCGGCTTCGATCACGTGGTGCCGCGGCTGGGGCTCGCGCTGCCGTTTGCCCTGCACGCCCTGGATCGTGCGCGGCGGGCCGGCGTGGGCGCGGCGATCGAGGGCGCGCCGGCGTGTCTGTTGGGCCCGATGGCGGCATGGTCGGTGTTGCCCGGCGACACCGAGCCCCGCGTGCACGCCCCGGTCTGCGCCGACTGTGCCGCGCGGTCGCGCTGCGTCGGCGTCGATGCCCACTACCTGGCGCGCTTCGGCGGCGACGAGCTGCGCGGGCGCGACGAGTTCGCTCCGCAGCCCGCGATGCCCGTCGCCCATGCCGAGATGTTCGGCGGCGTGGGGGCGCAGTCGGTGGCCGCGGACGCGCCGATGGCACGTCCGTCCAAGCGACTGCCGATCGCGGGCAAGGCCGTGCCCGGCCGCGAGGAGACCCGCACGAAGGCGGCGCCCGACGCCGCGCAGGGCCTGTTCGCCGCGCTGTTCGACGACGCCGATCGCGAGTGA
- a CDS encoding acetyl xylan esterase, with protein MTTTTIPSACAPTPTTGAPARGRARSRSAWLPWLCVLGLACGKEANDDGGDGTGSTGSTGASATTTSDATTNTSTSASTTGPGTTAGTTVGTSVGDSSSDGGSSTTGDAEPAIQWVGRIDTSDPTRTRMGWSGTGFVVRFDGTGASVRMDDAAHYWTLVVDGTVQPRFDTQGGEQDYVLASGLPAGEHVIELYRRTEGSFGTTAIVSVDLEGELLSPPPVSRRIEIIGDSITCGYGDEGVAPCSFSAETENHYLTYGAVAARAVGAELSTVAWSGKGIIYNYGDDTFEPMPELYDRALATEQNQWDFSTQPDVVLVNLGTNDFSTGNDPSHDQYVNAYVDFAAHLREVNPDAYILLLSPSLFGAEATMVDGYLQDVVDARAAAGDTQIDWANINVTWEGSGCDGHPNVATHQDMADRLVEELQSHVGW; from the coding sequence ATGACCACGACCACGATCCCCTCCGCGTGTGCACCCACCCCGACCACCGGCGCACCCGCGCGAGGCCGCGCGCGATCGAGATCGGCGTGGCTGCCGTGGCTGTGCGTGCTCGGGCTGGCGTGCGGCAAGGAGGCCAACGACGATGGCGGCGACGGCACCGGCTCGACCGGCTCGACCGGCGCATCGGCGACGACCACCAGCGACGCGACCACCAACACCTCGACCTCGGCGAGCACGACCGGACCTGGTACCACCGCCGGCACCACGGTCGGCACCAGCGTCGGCGACAGCAGCAGCGATGGCGGCTCGTCGACCACCGGTGATGCCGAGCCCGCGATCCAATGGGTCGGCCGCATCGACACCTCGGATCCCACGCGCACCCGCATGGGTTGGTCGGGCACCGGCTTCGTGGTGCGCTTCGATGGCACCGGTGCGAGCGTGCGCATGGACGACGCGGCGCACTACTGGACCCTCGTGGTCGACGGCACGGTACAGCCCCGCTTCGACACGCAAGGCGGCGAGCAGGACTACGTGCTGGCCAGCGGGCTGCCGGCCGGCGAGCACGTGATCGAGCTGTACCGCCGCACCGAGGGTAGCTTCGGCACCACCGCCATCGTCTCGGTCGATCTCGAGGGCGAGCTGCTGTCGCCACCACCGGTGTCCCGTCGCATCGAGATCATCGGCGACTCGATCACCTGCGGCTACGGCGACGAAGGCGTGGCGCCCTGCTCGTTCAGCGCCGAGACCGAGAACCACTACCTCACCTACGGCGCGGTCGCGGCGCGGGCGGTCGGCGCCGAGCTCAGCACCGTGGCGTGGTCGGGCAAGGGCATCATCTACAACTACGGCGACGACACCTTCGAGCCGATGCCCGAGCTCTACGATCGCGCGCTCGCGACCGAGCAGAACCAGTGGGACTTCAGCACCCAGCCCGACGTCGTGCTGGTGAACCTCGGCACCAACGACTTCAGCACCGGCAACGATCCCTCCCACGACCAGTACGTCAACGCGTATGTCGACTTCGCCGCCCACCTGCGCGAGGTCAACCCCGACGCGTACATCCTGTTGTTGTCGCCGTCGTTGTTCGGCGCCGAAGCCACCATGGTCGATGGCTACCTGCAGGACGTCGTCGATGCGCGGGCCGCCGCCGGCGACACGCAGATCGACTGGGCCAACATCAACGTCACCTGGGAGGGCTCGGGCTGCGACGGCCACCCCAACGTCGCGACCCACCAGGACATGGCCGACCGTCTGGTCGAAGAGCTCCAGAGCCACGTGGGCTGGTGA